One genomic region from Croceicoccus sp. YJ47 encodes:
- a CDS encoding Crp/Fnr family transcriptional regulator, with the protein MKKAFDSDYPVTGRFLKGRLRHAMSRHEADATEAMFDTVERFDDGHVLSRRGELVNRSTILVDGYVIRAVVERDRRHIVGIQVPGDFIDLHGYALKRLDHDLVAVGPVRVSFVDHERLNHTLSGDLHLTRLMWFSTLLDASIHRAWIMKMEQLPADGSFAHLLSEIWERLRLVGLGDAQGFDFPMTQIDLADACGTTAIHMNRMVQKLRAGGIVDIRRGRVNVLDRAQLHGIARYDPDYLYGPGDLAVGAHFDIAD; encoded by the coding sequence GTGAAGAAGGCGTTTGACAGCGACTATCCGGTAACGGGACGATTTCTGAAGGGCAGGCTGCGTCACGCCATGTCACGGCACGAGGCGGACGCGACCGAGGCGATGTTCGATACTGTCGAGCGTTTCGACGATGGCCATGTGCTGTCCCGGCGCGGAGAGCTGGTGAACAGGTCGACGATACTCGTCGATGGCTATGTCATTCGGGCCGTCGTCGAACGGGACCGCCGCCATATCGTCGGAATCCAGGTGCCCGGCGACTTCATCGACCTGCATGGTTATGCGCTCAAACGGCTGGACCACGATCTCGTCGCGGTGGGGCCGGTGCGCGTGTCCTTCGTCGATCATGAGCGGCTCAACCATACGTTGAGCGGCGATCTGCATCTGACGCGGCTGATGTGGTTTTCGACGCTGCTCGATGCCTCGATCCACCGGGCGTGGATCATGAAGATGGAGCAATTGCCCGCCGATGGTAGCTTCGCCCATCTCCTGTCGGAGATATGGGAGCGGCTGCGTCTGGTCGGGCTCGGCGATGCGCAGGGTTTCGACTTTCCCATGACGCAGATCGACCTTGCCGATGCGTGCGGCACGACCGCCATCCACATGAACCGCATGGTGCAGAAATTGCGCGCCGGCGGTATCGTCGATATTCGCCGGGGGCGCGTGAACGTCCTCGATCGTGCGCAGCTGCACGGCATTGCGCGATACGATCCCGATTACCTCTACGGTCCGGGCGATCTCGCGGTTGGCGCCCATTTCGACATAGCGGATTGA
- a CDS encoding flavin reductase family protein, producing the protein MSEHPENSDFFRKVLGHCSTAVTVITAPGADDGDGPVGMTVGSFLSVSLDPPLVAFLPATSSSTWPRIRDAGKFCANVLTQDQMDLCTRFTRPVADRFAGVGYRMSDNGSPILDDCLAFVDCDIEAVHPAGDHVFVVGRVRELALEKESEPLLFFQGRYRALLPLGEG; encoded by the coding sequence ATGAGCGAGCATCCCGAAAATTCCGATTTCTTCCGCAAGGTGCTGGGCCATTGCAGCACCGCGGTCACGGTGATCACCGCGCCCGGCGCCGACGATGGCGACGGCCCCGTCGGCATGACCGTGGGCTCGTTCCTGTCGGTGTCGCTCGATCCGCCGCTGGTCGCGTTCCTTCCCGCGACGAGCAGCAGCACGTGGCCGCGCATCCGCGACGCGGGCAAGTTCTGCGCCAACGTGCTCACGCAGGATCAGATGGATCTGTGCACCCGGTTCACCCGGCCCGTGGCCGACCGTTTCGCCGGGGTCGGCTATCGCATGTCGGACAATGGCTCGCCCATTCTCGACGATTGCCTGGCCTTCGTCGATTGCGACATCGAGGCGGTGCACCCCGCCGGGGACCACGTATTCGTGGTGGGCCGCGTGCGCGAACTCGCGCTGGAAAAAGAAAGCGAGCCGCTGCTCTTCTTTCAGGGCCGCTACCGCGCGCTGCTCCCCCTCGGCGAGGGGTAA
- the uvrC gene encoding excinuclease ABC subunit UvrC, translated as MAKTPAAPPANASSDRFLEEKATHTVRGSGGSTDIAAGVAAIREVQRTLKPKPGVYRMLDAKGEVLYVGKARALKNRVANYTQVERLSNRLRRMVSQTRGMEIVTTNSEAEALLLEAQLIKRFRPPYNVLLRDDKSFPFILLRSDHDFPRIMKHRGARRAKGSYYGPFASAGSVNTTINALQKLFLLRSCTDSFFSRRDRPCLLYQIKRCSAPCVGRIDAEGYDALIRQAKDFLGGKSGAVQKEIETEMARAAADLDFERAAMLRDRLRAATFIQGSQAINANGVGDADVFAMAVKGGQTGIQAFFIRGGQNWGHRAFFPRHDGDMDADAVMAAFLAQFYEEVPPAPIVLIDRELEERELLEDALSELAERRVSISVPQRGDRRRLLEQASRNATEALDRRLAETSTQARIMRETAEFLELAEVPSRIEIYDNSHIQGANAVGAMVVAGPEGFLKNQYRKFNIKSAQTNDDFGMMREVMNRRFARALKDDPDRETLGKQDAAWPDLVLVDGGKGQLSSVMDTLEELGIEDVAVVGIAKGPHHGREGREVFHFPDGREKMLPTNSPVLFYLQRLRDEVHRFAIGAHRAKRSRAISASPLDEIPGIGPARKRALLLHFGTAGKVRAASLDDLARVPGVSEQVARTIYDFYHPGG; from the coding sequence ATGGCCAAGACCCCCGCCGCCCCGCCTGCAAACGCATCGTCGGACCGCTTTCTCGAGGAGAAGGCGACCCATACCGTGCGCGGGTCGGGTGGCAGCACCGACATCGCCGCCGGCGTCGCCGCCATCCGCGAGGTGCAGCGCACGTTGAAGCCCAAGCCCGGCGTGTATCGCATGCTCGATGCGAAGGGCGAGGTGCTCTATGTCGGCAAGGCCCGCGCGCTGAAAAACCGGGTCGCCAATTATACGCAGGTCGAACGATTGTCGAACCGCCTGCGCCGTATGGTCAGCCAGACCCGCGGCATGGAGATCGTCACCACCAATTCGGAGGCCGAGGCGCTCCTGCTCGAGGCGCAGCTGATCAAGCGGTTTCGCCCGCCCTACAATGTGCTGTTGCGCGACGACAAAAGCTTTCCGTTCATCCTGCTGCGCAGCGATCACGATTTTCCGCGCATCATGAAACATCGCGGCGCGCGCCGGGCCAAAGGCAGCTATTACGGCCCGTTTGCCAGCGCCGGATCGGTCAACACCACGATCAACGCGCTGCAGAAACTGTTCCTGCTGCGGTCGTGCACCGACAGCTTTTTTTCCCGCCGCGACCGGCCCTGCCTGCTCTATCAGATCAAGCGATGTTCCGCGCCCTGCGTCGGACGCATCGATGCCGAGGGTTACGACGCGCTCATCCGGCAGGCGAAGGATTTCCTCGGCGGGAAATCGGGCGCGGTGCAAAAGGAGATCGAGACCGAGATGGCGCGCGCCGCCGCCGATCTCGACTTCGAACGGGCCGCCATGCTGCGCGACCGGCTGCGCGCCGCGACCTTTATCCAGGGCAGCCAGGCCATCAATGCGAACGGGGTCGGCGATGCGGACGTGTTCGCCATGGCGGTGAAGGGCGGGCAGACCGGCATACAGGCGTTCTTCATCCGCGGGGGGCAGAACTGGGGCCATCGCGCGTTCTTTCCCCGGCACGACGGCGACATGGATGCCGATGCGGTGATGGCCGCCTTCCTCGCGCAGTTTTACGAGGAGGTGCCGCCCGCGCCCATCGTGCTGATCGATCGGGAGCTGGAGGAGCGCGAATTGCTGGAGGATGCGCTGTCCGAACTCGCCGAACGCAGGGTGAGCATTTCGGTGCCGCAGCGCGGGGACCGTCGCCGCCTGCTCGAACAGGCGTCGCGCAATGCGACCGAGGCGCTGGACCGCCGCCTTGCCGAGACCAGCACACAGGCCCGGATCATGCGCGAAACGGCTGAGTTCCTCGAACTGGCCGAGGTGCCTTCGCGCATCGAGATCTACGACAACAGCCATATTCAGGGCGCGAACGCGGTCGGCGCGATGGTCGTCGCCGGGCCGGAGGGGTTCCTCAAAAACCAGTATCGCAAGTTCAACATCAAGAGCGCGCAGACCAACGACGATTTCGGCATGATGCGCGAGGTGATGAACCGCCGGTTTGCCCGCGCGCTCAAGGACGATCCCGACCGCGAAACGCTTGGCAAGCAGGATGCGGCATGGCCCGATCTCGTGCTGGTCGATGGCGGCAAGGGCCAGTTGTCGAGCGTGATGGACACGCTGGAGGAGCTGGGCATCGAGGATGTCGCCGTCGTCGGCATCGCCAAGGGACCGCATCACGGGCGCGAGGGGCGCGAGGTGTTTCATTTCCCCGACGGACGGGAAAAGATGCTGCCCACCAATTCGCCGGTGCTGTTCTATCTTCAGCGCCTGCGCGACGAGGTGCACCGTTTCGCGATCGGCGCACACCGCGCCAAACGCAGCCGCGCGATCAGCGCCAGCCCGCTCGACGAAATTCCCGGCATCGGCCCGGCGCGCAAGCGGGCGCTGCTGCTCCATTTCGGGACGGCGGGGAAGGTTCGGGCCGCATCGCTCGACGATCTGGCGCGGGTGCCCGGTGTTTCGGAGCAGGTCGCGCGCACCATCTATGATTTCTATCACCCCGGCGGATGA
- the folE gene encoding GTP cyclohydrolase I FolE gives MSSLVGPDEDNPLGKPDVPDEVQDAIRTLIRWTGDDPEREGLLDTPKRVARAWLEYCQGYREDPSIHLSRIFEEVGGYDEVVLLRDIPFQSHCEHHMAPIIGKAHIAYLPRDHVVGISKLARVLHGFARRLQIQERLTAEVAECIWDHLKPHGVAVVIEASHACMTARGVRTPGVGMTTSRMMGVFRDDDRSRKEVLSLMGY, from the coding sequence ATGAGCAGCCTCGTCGGACCGGATGAAGACAATCCGCTCGGCAAGCCCGATGTCCCGGACGAGGTGCAGGACGCGATCCGCACGCTGATCCGCTGGACCGGCGACGATCCGGAGCGCGAGGGTTTGCTCGACACGCCGAAACGGGTCGCGCGCGCCTGGCTCGAATATTGCCAGGGATACAGGGAGGATCCGTCGATCCACCTGTCCCGCATATTCGAGGAGGTTGGCGGTTATGACGAGGTCGTGCTGCTGCGCGACATCCCGTTTCAGTCGCATTGCGAACATCACATGGCGCCGATCATCGGCAAGGCGCATATCGCCTATCTCCCGCGCGATCATGTCGTCGGCATTTCCAAGCTCGCCCGCGTGCTGCACGGGTTTGCCCGCCGGTTGCAGATTCAGGAACGGCTGACCGCCGAGGTCGCCGAATGCATCTGGGACCATCTGAAACCGCATGGCGTCGCCGTGGTGATCGAGGCGAGCCATGCCTGCATGACCGCGCGCGGCGTGCGCACGCCCGGCGTCGGCATGACCACGAGCCGCATGATGGGCGTGTTCCGCGACGACGATCGCAGCCGCAAGGAAGTCTTGTCACTGATGGGGTATTGA